A stretch of the Flavobacterium aquiphilum genome encodes the following:
- a CDS encoding RNA polymerase sigma factor: MKVINLYQEENEAITLAVKNDRQAQQWIYSKYSPKMLSVCRQYIKDLQLAEDVMITAFMKVFVNLGRFENRGSFEGWIRRTMINECISYIRVQKKVHFIEDSTDLEKIDDATDTQFSIEDIQNLIDSLPDGYKIIFNLFVIEGYKHKEIASMLGINEGTSKSQFAHARRILKSKINSLKDNEKNY, translated from the coding sequence TTGAAAGTAATTAATTTATATCAGGAAGAAAACGAAGCAATTACATTAGCTGTTAAAAATGACCGGCAGGCACAGCAATGGATTTATTCTAAGTATTCGCCAAAGATGTTAAGTGTTTGCCGGCAGTACATTAAGGATTTGCAATTGGCCGAAGATGTAATGATTACCGCTTTTATGAAAGTGTTTGTCAATTTAGGACGATTTGAAAACAGGGGAAGTTTTGAAGGTTGGATTAGGCGAACGATGATTAATGAATGTATATCATATATCAGGGTTCAAAAGAAAGTTCATTTTATAGAAGATTCGACAGATTTAGAGAAAATTGATGATGCGACTGATACTCAGTTCTCAATAGAAGATATTCAAAATTTAATAGATAGCTTACCTGATGGTTATAAAATTATTTTCAATTTATTTGTTATAGAAGGGTATAAGCACAAAGAAATCGCAAGTATGTTGGGTATTAATGAAGGGACGTCAAAATCACAGTTTGCACATGCGCGAAGAATTTTGAAAAGTAAAATAAATAGTCTGAAAGATAATGAGAAGAACTATTGA
- a CDS encoding polyprenyl synthetase family protein encodes MNITTQIKQPIVFEMELFEKKFYESMTSKVALLNRITYYIVNRKGKQMRPMFVFLMAKMVSKGEVNERTYRGACVIELIHTATLVHDDVVDDSNRRRGFFSINALWKNKIAVLVGDYLLSKGLLLSIDHGDFDLLRIISVAVREMSEGELLQIEKARRLDITEEVYYDIIRKKTATLIAACCALGARSVVEDEVEVEKMRKFGELIGMAFQIKDDLFDYSEEAIGKPTGIDIKEQKMTLPLIHVLNNCSPKEKSWLINSIKNHNKDKKRVKEVIAFVKNNNGLAYAENKMVEFQQEALQLLNDYPESDYKSALVLMVNYVIERKK; translated from the coding sequence ATGAACATTACTACACAAATAAAGCAGCCGATAGTTTTTGAAATGGAACTTTTTGAGAAAAAGTTCTATGAATCGATGACCTCCAAAGTGGCGCTTTTAAACCGTATCACCTATTATATTGTTAATAGAAAAGGTAAGCAAATGAGGCCTATGTTTGTTTTTCTGATGGCCAAAATGGTTTCCAAAGGAGAAGTAAACGAAAGAACTTATAGAGGTGCTTGTGTAATCGAGTTGATTCATACTGCAACTTTGGTTCATGACGATGTGGTGGATGACAGTAACCGTCGTAGGGGGTTTTTCTCGATAAATGCGCTTTGGAAAAATAAAATTGCCGTTTTGGTAGGTGATTATTTATTGTCCAAAGGTCTTTTGTTGTCCATCGATCATGGTGATTTTGATTTGTTGCGAATTATTTCTGTAGCTGTAAGAGAAATGAGCGAAGGAGAATTGCTTCAAATAGAAAAAGCAAGAAGACTCGACATTACCGAAGAAGTATATTATGATATTATCCGAAAAAAGACAGCCACCCTTATTGCTGCTTGTTGTGCCCTAGGTGCGAGATCGGTTGTGGAGGATGAGGTTGAAGTGGAGAAGATGAGAAAATTTGGTGAACTCATCGGAATGGCATTTCAGATAAAAGACGACTTATTCGATTACTCCGAAGAGGCAATCGGAAAACCAACCGGAATCGATATCAAAGAGCAAAAAATGACTTTGCCTTTGATTCACGTGCTTAACAATTGTTCTCCAAAAGAAAAAAGTTGGCTTATCAATTCGATAAAAAACCATAATAAGGATAAAAAAAGGGTCAAAGAGGTAATCGCTTTTGTAAAAAACAATAATGGTTTGGCTTACGCCGAAAACAAAATGGTCGAGTTTCAGCAAGAAGCACTACAATTGCTGAACGATTATCCCGAATCCGACTATAAATCGGCACTTGTTTTAATGGTTAACTACGTTATCGAACGAAAAAAATAA
- the rlmN gene encoding 23S rRNA (adenine(2503)-C(2))-methyltransferase RlmN has translation MQIEKKDIRALSKDQLREFFVTNGDKAFRGNQVYEWLWSKGAHSFEDMTNVAKGTRAMLETNFVINHIQVDTMQRSEDGTVKNAVRLHDGLVVESVLIPTETRTTACVSSQVGCSLDCNFCATARLKRMRNLEPAEIYDQVISIDKESRLYYNHPLSNIVFMGMGEPLMNYNNVMKAIEMITSNEGLGMSPKRITVSTSGIPKMIKKMADDEVKFKLAVSLHSAIDEIRSRIMPFSENFPLVDLREALEYWYKKTKSKVSYEYVVWKGINDNKASVDALVKFCKYVPCKVNLIEYNPIDDGEFQQASEESINAYIKALENVGIVVKVRRSRGKDIDAACGQLANKEA, from the coding sequence ATGCAAATTGAAAAGAAAGATATACGGGCATTATCCAAAGACCAACTAAGGGAATTTTTTGTGACTAATGGTGACAAAGCTTTCCGCGGTAATCAAGTCTACGAATGGTTGTGGAGCAAAGGAGCCCATAGTTTTGAAGATATGACCAATGTGGCCAAAGGTACCCGCGCCATGTTGGAAACCAACTTTGTTATAAATCATATCCAGGTGGATACAATGCAGCGAAGTGAGGACGGAACAGTTAAAAATGCTGTTCGTTTGCACGACGGATTGGTGGTGGAAAGTGTTTTGATTCCAACCGAAACCCGAACAACTGCTTGTGTATCTAGTCAGGTGGGATGCAGTTTGGATTGCAATTTTTGCGCAACTGCAAGATTAAAGAGAATGCGTAATTTGGAACCGGCCGAGATTTACGATCAGGTAATCTCAATAGACAAAGAAAGTAGGTTGTATTACAATCATCCTTTGTCAAATATTGTTTTTATGGGAATGGGAGAGCCGCTCATGAATTACAATAACGTGATGAAAGCGATCGAAATGATAACTTCCAATGAAGGTTTGGGGATGTCTCCAAAAAGGATCACGGTTTCGACTTCGGGAATTCCCAAAATGATAAAAAAAATGGCTGATGATGAGGTTAAATTTAAGTTGGCAGTTTCGTTGCACTCCGCAATAGATGAGATTCGTTCTCGAATTATGCCGTTTAGTGAAAATTTCCCTTTAGTTGATTTAAGAGAGGCCTTAGAATATTGGTACAAAAAAACAAAAAGTAAAGTTTCTTACGAATATGTAGTTTGGAAGGGAATCAATGACAATAAGGCTTCTGTCGATGCTTTGGTGAAATTTTGCAAATATGTTCCCTGCAAAGTAAATTTGATCGAATACAATCCTATTGACGATGGTGAATTCCAGCAAGCTTCAGAAGAATCCATAAATGCTTATATAAAAGCACTCGAAAATGTCGGAATTGTGGTAAAAGTTAGAAGAAGCCGAGGAAAGGATATTGATGCAGCTTGCGGACAATTGGCCAATAAAGAAGCTTAG
- a CDS encoding YceI family protein yields the protein MKSKFKTLIAIVALFGATMANAQKAYNLDAKTSFSVLGTSTLHDWEMQSPSRTGTANFTVANSKLTDISSIDITLPAESIKSEKKSMDKVAYETLKTDKFKNIKYVLKSAEKVNETTWNLTGTYTIAGVSKVLKTQVKSTVAANGVVTLQGSNKITFTEFGMKSPTAMFGAIKTGEDLTIKFNLNFN from the coding sequence ATGAAATCAAAATTTAAAACACTTATTGCTATAGTAGCTTTATTTGGAGCGACTATGGCAAATGCACAAAAAGCTTACAATTTAGATGCAAAAACAAGTTTTTCAGTACTAGGAACTTCAACATTACACGATTGGGAAATGCAATCACCTTCAAGAACTGGTACCGCTAATTTTACAGTGGCCAATTCAAAATTAACAGATATAAGTAGCATCGATATCACCCTTCCTGCTGAGAGTATTAAAAGCGAAAAAAAGAGCATGGATAAAGTAGCTTACGAGACTTTAAAAACAGACAAATTCAAAAACATCAAATATGTTTTGAAATCTGCAGAAAAAGTAAACGAAACTACATGGAACCTTACAGGAACCTATACTATCGCTGGTGTTTCCAAAGTGCTAAAAACACAAGTAAAATCAACAGTAGCCGCAAACGGAGTGGTAACATTACAAGGATCAAATAAAATAACATTTACTGAATTTGGCATGAAATCTCCAACTGCCATGTTTGGAGCAATAAAAACAGGAGAAGATTTAACAATTAAATTCAATTTAAATTTTAACTAA